The window AAGACCAAGCCGACCCAGCACTCGGTCAAGGAGCTGCGCTCCATCGGCCTGCAGCCTGACGTGCTGATCTGCCGCTCCGACCACCCGGTCGATGCCTCGTCGCGTCGCAAGATCGCGCTGTTCACCAACGTTGAAGAGCGTGCGGTGATCTCGCTGGAAGACGTCGACACCATCTACAAGATCCCGGGCGTGCTGCACGCACAGGGCCTGGACGATTTCGTCGTCGAGCGTTTCGGCCTGCAGTGCAATGGCGCCGACCTGTCCGAGTGGGACAAGGTGGTCGATGCCAAGCTCAACCCTGAGCACGAAGTGACCATCGCCATGGTCGGCAAGTACATGGAACTGCTGGATGCGTACAAGTCGCTGATCGAAGCGATGAGCCACGCCGGCATCACCAACCGCACCAAGGTCAACCTGCGCTACATCGACTCGGAAGACATCGAGAACCAGGGCACCAGCCTGCTCGAAGGCGCCGATGCCATCCTGGTGCCGGGCGGTTTCGGCCTGCGAGGCGTGGAAGGCAAGATCACCGCGGTGCAATACGCCCGTGAGAACAAGGTGCCGTACCTGGGTATCTGCCTGGGCATGCAGGTGGCCGTGATCGAATTCGCCCGTAACGTGATGGGCTGGAAGGACGCCAACTCCACCGAGTTCGACCGCAACAGCGGCCACCCGGTAGTCGGCCTGATCACCGAGTGGGCCGATGCCACCGGTGCCGTCGAAACCCGCAGCGAAGCCTCCGACCTGGGCGGTACCATGCGTCTGGGCGCACAGGACTGCCAGCTGGCGGCCGGTTCCAAGGTGCACGATTGCTACGGCAAGGACGTGATCACCGAGCGTCACCGCCATCGCTACGAAGTGAACAACAACCTGCTGCCGCAACTGATCGATGCCGGCCTGGTGGTTTCCGGCCGCTCTGAAGACGGCGCGCTGGTGGAAGTGGTGGAGTCCAAGGACCACCCATGGTTCGTCGCCTGCCAGTTCCACCCGGAATTCACCTCGACCCCGCGTGACGGCCACCCGCTGTTCAGCGGCTTCGTCAAGGCAGCCCTGGCTCAGAAGAACAAGGCCTGATCAATGACCCAGAAGATCATTCGCGTCGGTAACATCGAGATAGCCAACGACAAGCCGTTCGTCCTGTTCGGCGGCATGAACGTCCTGGAGTCCCGTGACCTGGCAATGAAGGTCTGCGAAGAGTACGTGCGGGTGACCGAGAAGCTCGGTATCCCGTACGTGTTCAAGGCCAGCTTCGACAAGGCCAACCGTTCGTCGGTGACCTCGTACCGTGGCCCGGGCATGGAAGAGGGGCTGAAGATCTTCGAAGAGATCAAGCGCACCTTCAACGTGCCGGTCATCACCGACGTGCACGAGCCTTACCAGGCCGAGCCTGTAGCCAAGGTGTGCGACATCATCCAGCTGCCGGCCTTCCTGTCGCGGCAGACCGACCTGGTGGTGGCCATGGCCAAGACCGGCGCAGTGATCAACATCAAGAAGGCCCAGTTCCTCGCGCCCCAGGAAATGAAACACATCCTGACCAAGTGCGAAGAGGCCGGTAACGACCAGTTGATTCTCTGCGAGCGTGGTTCGAGCTTCGGCTACAACAACCTGGTGGTGGACATGCTCGGCTTCGGCATCATGAAGAAGTTCGAGTACCCGGTGTTCTTCGACGTGACCCACGCCCTGCAGATGCCGGGTGGTCGCGCCGATTCCGCCGGTGGTCGCCGCGCCCAGGTCACCGACCTGGCCAAGGCCGGCATGAGCCAAGGCCTGGCAGGGCTGTTCCTCGAAGCACACCCCGATCCGGACAACGCCAAGTGCGATGGCCCATGTGCCCTGCGCCTGGACAAACTGGAGCCATTCCTGGCCCAGCTCAAGCAACTGGACGACCTGGTGAAAAGTTTTCCGACGGTAGAAACCGCGTAAAGCTCAATTCTCGGGTAAAGTACCGTCCGATCCACCCCTGACCAGTCGGTCAGGGGTTCCCTTCACCCGGCCTGCCCACTGCAAGTCCGCCCGGTGAACGGCAAGAATTTCCTAAGCTAAGTTGTTTTCGTCAATTCTGGAGTGCTTACAACAATGGCAAAAATCGTCGACATCAAAGGTCGTGAAGTTCTCGATTCGCGTGGCAACCCCACCGTGGAAGCCGATGTACTGCTCGACAACGGCATCATCGGCAGCGCTTGCGCGCCGTCCGGTGCTTCCACTGGCTCGCGCGAAGCGCTGGAGCTGCGTGATGGCGACAAGAGCCGTTACCTGGGCAAGGGCGTGCTGAAGGCCGTCGCCAACATCAACGGCCCGATCCGTGACCTGCTGCTGGGCAAGGACCCTGCCGACCAGAAGGCCCTGGACCGCGCCATGATCGAGCTGGACGGTACCGAGAACAAGGCCAAGCTGGGCGCCAACGCCATCCTGGCCGTTTCCCTGGCTGCCGCCAAGGCCGCTGCCCAGGACCAGGACCTGCCGCTGTACGCGCACATCGCCAACCTGAACGGCACCCCTGGCCAGTACTCGATGCCGGTACCGATGATGAACATCATCAACGGTGGCGAGCACGCCGACAACAACGTCGACATCCAGGAGTTCATGGTACAGCCGGTTGGCGCCAAGACCTTCTCCGACGGCCTGCGCATGGGTACCGAAATCTTCCACCACCTCAAAGCCGTGCTCAAGGCCCGTGGTCTGAACACCGCCGTTGGTGACGAAGGTGGTTTCGCCCCTAACCTGGCTTCCAACGAAGACGCTCTGGGGGCCATCGCCGAAGCCGTTGAGAAAGCCGGCTACAAGCTGGGCACCGACGTGACCCTGGCCCTGGACTGCGCGGCTTCCGAGTTCTACGAAGACGGCAAGTACAACCTGTCCGGCGAAGGCAAGTCGTTCGACGCCGAAGGCTTTGCCGAGTACCTGAAAGGCCTGACCGAGCGCTTCCCGATCATCTCGATCGAAGACGGCCTGGACGAGTCCGACTGGGCTGGCTGGAAGATCCTCACCGACAAGATCGGCACCAAGGTGCAGCTGGTTGGCGACGACCTGTTCGTGACCAACACCAAGATCCTCAAGGAAGGCATCGAGAAGGGCATCGGTAACTCGATCCTGATCAAGTTCAACCAGATCGGCTCGCTGACCGAAACCCTGGAAGCCATCCAGATGGCCAAGGCTGCTGGCTACACCGCGGTGATTTCGCACCGTTCCGGTGAAACCGAAGACTCGACCATTGCCGACCTGGCCGTGGGTACTGCTGCTGGCCAGATCAAGACTGGTTCGCTGTGCCGTTCCGACCGCGTTTCCAAGTACAACCAGCTGCTGCGCATCGAAGAGCAACTGGGTGCCAAAGCGGTTTACCGCGGTCGTGCCGAGTTTCGCGGCTAAGCAAGAGATGGTAAAAAGACAGCAGCCGGAGTTGTAGGAACGTTCGTACTGTTCTTTCCTACATTCCAACGGGTTTCTGTCGACGAAGCCTGGCCTCGGCCAGGCTTCGTGCTATTCGAGGCCCCGAAGTAAAAAGTACCCGGCAGCCTTTTTAACCTGGATAACGTGATGCGCAGTCCCTATTGGTTGTTCCTCGTCCTGCTCCTGCTGCTGGGTGGCCTGCAGTACCGCCTGTGGGTGGGTAATGGCAGCCTGGCGCAAGTGACCGAGCTGAAGCAGCAGATTGCCGAGCAGCATGCCGAAAACGAGCGCTTGCTCGAGCGCAACCGCGTGCTCGATGCCGAAGTGCTGGAGCTGAAAAAAGGCATGGAGACCGTTGAAGAGCGGGCTCGCCACGAATTGGGGATGGTCAAAGAGGGCGAAACCCTCTTCCAGTTGCCACAGAAATGATCGAAACCTTACCGGCCTTCTGGGCTGTGATTCCTGCTGCGGGCGTAGGTGCCCGCATGGCTGCCGACCGCCCTAAGCAGTATCTGGAGCTGGCCGGGCAGACCATTCTCGAGCACAGCCTCGACTGTTTTCTTGGCCACCCGATGCTCAAGGGCGTGGTGGTCAGCATTGCCGAAGATGACCCGTACTGGCCTCGCCTGCGCTGCGCCAGCGACCCGCGCATCCAGCGCGCCGCGGGTGGCCGCGAGCGTGCCGACTCGGTGCTCAATGCATTGCTGATGCTGCATGCTCAAGGGGCGGCGGACAGCGACTGGGTGCTTGTGCATGATGCCGCGCGACCAAACCTGGCGCGCAGCGATCTGGACAAGCTGTTGTCGGAGCTGGCAGGCGACCCGGTGGGTGGCCTGCTGGCGGTGCCGGCGCGCGATACCCTCAAGCGGGCCGATGCCGATGGTCGGGTGGGCGCTACCGTCGACCGCAGCACCATCTGGCAGGCCTATACGCCGCAGATGTTCCGCCTGGGGGCGTTGCATCGGGCACTGGCCGAGTGCCTTGTGTCGGATGTGCTGGTGACCGACGAGTCCTCTGCCATCGAGTGGTCCGGCCAGGCGCCGCGGCTGGTCGAAGGGCGCAGCGACAACATCAAGGTGACCCGGCCGGAAGACTTGGAGTGGTTGCGCCAGCGTTGGGCAGGGCGCCGCTGAATTTCTTGCCCTGTGCCGGCCTCTTCGCGGGTAAACCCGCTCCCACAGGTATCGCACATCCCTTCAGGTTTGCGCTGTACCTGTGGGAGCGGGTTTACCCGCGAAGAGGCCAGACCAGCCAGCACAAGGTTTCAGTTCAAGCGATACTCCGGCAACCCCGCCAACCCTTCTTTCAGGTAATCCACCAGCCGCCGAACCTTCGGCGACAGGTGCCGCTGCTGCGGATACAGCGCCCACACCGCGGTATTCGGTGGCTGGTGCGCCTCAAGCAACGACACCAGCGCACCACTGTTCAAGTGCTCCAGCACGTAGTAATCCGGCAACTGGCACAACCCCATCCCCTGCAGCGCCGCGTCCAGCACCGCCTGCCCGCTGTTGCAACGCCAGTTGCCCTGGACTCGCTGGCTGATCTCGCGGCCGTCCTGCTGCAGCGCCCACAAATCCGAACTGCCTACCAGGCAGTTGTGCCGCGCCAGTTCCGACAGGCTGTGCGGCCGACCATAACGTTCCAGGTAGGCCGGCGAAGCGCACAGGTACATGCGCCGGGGTGCCAGGCGGGTTGCCACCAGTCGTGAGTCGGCCAGCCGGCCCAGGCGGATGGCCAGGTCCATGCCTTCATGCACCAGGTCGAGGGTATGGTTGCTCAGTTCCACATCCACCCGCAGCTGCGGGTAAAGCGCCATGAACCGCGTCACCAGCGGCACGATGAAACGCTCGCCGTAGGCCACCGCGCAGGTCATGCGCAGCAGCCCCTTGGGCTCGCTGGCCAGATCGCCCATGGCGCGTAGAGCTTCCTCGCGGCCATCCTGCAGGCGCTGGCAGTGCTGCAGGAATGTCTGCCCGGCCTCGCTCAGGGTCACCCGCCGGGTGCTGCGGTACAGCAGGCGCGTCTGCAGCCGTTCCTCCAGCCGGGCGATCTGCCGGCTGATGTGCGACGAGGAAACCCCCAGGCGCTCTGCGGCCGCGGTGAACTGGCCCGACTCGGCCACGGCGACGAACTCGTCGATGCCTTCCCAGCGGCTGCTCATTGATTATCCCTGTATGGCAATAATGTTTTGTCTTTGGCCTGATTATTCATCAAAAGTCGGTGAATTACACTGCCAGACTGAATCGACACTCTGTCTGGAGACCTTTGATGATCAAG of the Pseudomonas asiatica genome contains:
- a CDS encoding CTP synthase, which encodes MTRYIFVTGGVVSSLGKGIASASLAAILEARGLKVTMLKLDPYINVDPGTMSPFQHGEVFVTHDGAETDLDLGHYERFIRTTMTQNNNFTTGRIYEHVLRKERRGDYLGATIQVIPHITDEIKRRIIKGAGDADVALVEIGGTVGDIESQPFLEAIRQLRVEVGSKRAMLMHLTLVPYIATAGETKTKPTQHSVKELRSIGLQPDVLICRSDHPVDASSRRKIALFTNVEERAVISLEDVDTIYKIPGVLHAQGLDDFVVERFGLQCNGADLSEWDKVVDAKLNPEHEVTIAMVGKYMELLDAYKSLIEAMSHAGITNRTKVNLRYIDSEDIENQGTSLLEGADAILVPGGFGLRGVEGKITAVQYARENKVPYLGICLGMQVAVIEFARNVMGWKDANSTEFDRNSGHPVVGLITEWADATGAVETRSEASDLGGTMRLGAQDCQLAAGSKVHDCYGKDVITERHRHRYEVNNNLLPQLIDAGLVVSGRSEDGALVEVVESKDHPWFVACQFHPEFTSTPRDGHPLFSGFVKAALAQKNKA
- the kdsA gene encoding 3-deoxy-8-phosphooctulonate synthase; its protein translation is MTQKIIRVGNIEIANDKPFVLFGGMNVLESRDLAMKVCEEYVRVTEKLGIPYVFKASFDKANRSSVTSYRGPGMEEGLKIFEEIKRTFNVPVITDVHEPYQAEPVAKVCDIIQLPAFLSRQTDLVVAMAKTGAVINIKKAQFLAPQEMKHILTKCEEAGNDQLILCERGSSFGYNNLVVDMLGFGIMKKFEYPVFFDVTHALQMPGGRADSAGGRRAQVTDLAKAGMSQGLAGLFLEAHPDPDNAKCDGPCALRLDKLEPFLAQLKQLDDLVKSFPTVETA
- the eno gene encoding phosphopyruvate hydratase, which gives rise to MAKIVDIKGREVLDSRGNPTVEADVLLDNGIIGSACAPSGASTGSREALELRDGDKSRYLGKGVLKAVANINGPIRDLLLGKDPADQKALDRAMIELDGTENKAKLGANAILAVSLAAAKAAAQDQDLPLYAHIANLNGTPGQYSMPVPMMNIINGGEHADNNVDIQEFMVQPVGAKTFSDGLRMGTEIFHHLKAVLKARGLNTAVGDEGGFAPNLASNEDALGAIAEAVEKAGYKLGTDVTLALDCAASEFYEDGKYNLSGEGKSFDAEGFAEYLKGLTERFPIISIEDGLDESDWAGWKILTDKIGTKVQLVGDDLFVTNTKILKEGIEKGIGNSILIKFNQIGSLTETLEAIQMAKAAGYTAVISHRSGETEDSTIADLAVGTAAGQIKTGSLCRSDRVSKYNQLLRIEEQLGAKAVYRGRAEFRG
- the ftsB gene encoding cell division protein FtsB, yielding MRSPYWLFLVLLLLLGGLQYRLWVGNGSLAQVTELKQQIAEQHAENERLLERNRVLDAEVLELKKGMETVEERARHELGMVKEGETLFQLPQK
- the ispD gene encoding 2-C-methyl-D-erythritol 4-phosphate cytidylyltransferase, producing MIETLPAFWAVIPAAGVGARMAADRPKQYLELAGQTILEHSLDCFLGHPMLKGVVVSIAEDDPYWPRLRCASDPRIQRAAGGRERADSVLNALLMLHAQGAADSDWVLVHDAARPNLARSDLDKLLSELAGDPVGGLLAVPARDTLKRADADGRVGATVDRSTIWQAYTPQMFRLGALHRALAECLVSDVLVTDESSAIEWSGQAPRLVEGRSDNIKVTRPEDLEWLRQRWAGRR
- a CDS encoding LysR substrate-binding domain-containing protein, which produces MSSRWEGIDEFVAVAESGQFTAAAERLGVSSSHISRQIARLEERLQTRLLYRSTRRVTLSEAGQTFLQHCQRLQDGREEALRAMGDLASEPKGLLRMTCAVAYGERFIVPLVTRFMALYPQLRVDVELSNHTLDLVHEGMDLAIRLGRLADSRLVATRLAPRRMYLCASPAYLERYGRPHSLSELARHNCLVGSSDLWALQQDGREISQRVQGNWRCNSGQAVLDAALQGMGLCQLPDYYVLEHLNSGALVSLLEAHQPPNTAVWALYPQQRHLSPKVRRLVDYLKEGLAGLPEYRLN